The segment GTTGTCACTTATGTCATCCACAAAGTCTGAGCGCTTCTGAATGGCCATCTGCTTTGTTGCTGCACTGAATTCAAATCCTCGCGTATTCAAAGATACGCGTCGGCCTTGAATTCATTTGGCGCCGCGCATCTGACCATTCAGAAGCGCTCAGGGAAAACAGCCATATACACTCCAAAAGTTCTTATCTCTGACGCCCCGAACACCTCGTGGCAACGCTACAGAGGACTATTGAGGAACGGCCAAAAGAATATGATGAGGAAAATGTTTGCTTTGGTGGATTGTAATAATTTCTACGCGTCCTGCGAACGGGTCTTTGATCCATCCGCACGGGATGTGCCCGTGGTGGTGCTGTCCAACAACGACGGCTGCGTCATCGCCCGCTCCCCCGAAGCCAAGGCCATCGGCGTGCGCATGGCCGAGCCTGCCTTCAAGCGCAAAGGGTTCTTTGCCCGACATGGGGTACGCGTATTTTCGTCCAACTACGCGCTCTACGGTGACATGTCGCGGCGCGTCATGGACACCTTGGGCCGTTTCACTCCGCGCATGGAGGTCTACTCCATCGACGAAGCCTTTTTGCATCTGAAACCCACCCCGGACAGGTCGCTACAGGCCCAAGCCAGCGAGATGCGCGAGACGGTGCGACGCTGGACGGGCATCACCGTATCCGTGGGCATCGGCCCAACCAAGACCCTGGCCAAGGTCGCCAACCGCATCGCCAAGAACACTCCGAAAATGCACGGAGTCTGCGACCTGTCCTGCTCCACGAATCTGGGAAAGGTGCTGGAGGGAGTTCATGTCTCGGATGTCTGGGGCATCGGGCGGCGCATCACCAAAAAACTGGCGGCAGTGGGTGTGACAAATGCACGCCAACTGCGAGATCTGCCCGACCCGTGGGTCAAGAAACGCCTCACCGCCACAGGCCTGATGACGGTCTGGGAACTGCGAGGCCGCTCCTGCATCCCTCTGGAAGACGCGCCCGCATCCAAAAAGGCCATCGTCACCTCGCGCAGTTTCGGCAAGCCCGTGACCACCTGGACACAGATGCGCGAGGCCGTGACCGCCTACACCGCCCGCGCTGCGGAAAAACTGCGCGCACAGAACGGCGTGGCAGGACAGTTGATGGTCTATCTACTGACCAACCCGCACCGCCCCGAGTTGCCGCAATACTCCAACAGCCGCACCGTGCGCCTGCCCGTGCCCACGGACCACACCCCCACCCTGCTCGCCGCAGCCGGAGATGCCACCAGCGCCATCTACAAGGCCGGATTCTCCTACAAAAAGGCCGGGGTCATGCTCACGGACATCCAGAACGCGGATGCCCGGCAACTGTCCCTGCTAGACCTCACCGCAGCGCCTGCCGCAGGGAAAGTGCCCTCTTCATCCTCACAGAATGGAGTCCGGCAAGGACAGACAACCAACCAACAGGAATCGAACCAAAAAAGTCCGCAGCAGGATATGCCGCGCCAGCAGGCACTGATGCAGGCTCTGGACGCCACCAACTCCAAATGGGGCCGCGACACCGTGACCTACGCGGCAACGGGCCTGGGCCGCGCCTGGAAGATGCGCCAGAACCACAAATCCCCTCGCTATACGACAAACTGGGAGGAGCTACCCTTGGTCGATTAATACAGCAAAGTCTCATTTCTGGACAAGCAGGCCCAAGCTGGTGATACTGTTGCTCCCCAAAAAACAATCGGAGAGCTCATGCCCCAAGTCACCATTTCCATCCGCAAAGGCAAGGATAGCAACTACAGGAAAACCCTGCTGGACGCCGTGCACGAAGCTCTGGTCCTTTCACTCAAGGTGCCTCAGGACGATCGATTCCAGCGACTGCTGGAATTCGACTCCGAGCATTTCGAATTTCCGCCCCACTACACCGAGGACCATGTCACAGTTGAAATCAAACTCTTTGAAGGGCGTAGTCTGAACGCTAAGCGGACACTCTACAAAACCCTGGTGGACACACTGCACCAGCGCCTTGGCCTTGCCAGAGCAGACGTCTTTATCGTCGTGCAGGACATCCCCCTAGACAATTGGGGCATTCGCGGCGGCATTCCGGCCTCGGAAGTGGACCTCGGCTTCAAGATAGACGTCTAGCCCATGTCCACTACTGCCACTCCCGTAGCCCTGACCCACTGCCCAAGCTACGACACCGTCGTCCTTACCCAAAGCGTGGCCAGCGTATTCTCGGCCATCGATTTTGCGCCTGCGTCGGGCACCCGCGTGCTGATCAAACCCAACCTCGTTTCCGCCAGCAAGGGACCTCTCGGCTGCTCCGAACCGGCCATGGTTCGCGCCGCCTGCCTCTGGCTCAAGGATCACGGCTGCCGTGTCACGGTGGGGGATTCCCCGGCCTTTGGTTCGGCCAAGGGTGTGGCGGACAAGGTGGGCATCACGGCTGCCCTCAAGGGGCTGGACGTGCCCATCATCTCTCTGGGCAAACCACGCCCGCTGGATTTATCCTTCGGGGGCTGCATCGGGCTGTCAGCCATGGCCTGCGAGGCTGATATCATCCTCAATCTGCCGCGCCTGAAGGCCCATTGCCAGATGACCATCACCGCCAGCGTGAAAAACCTCTTTGGCTGCGTCACGGGCATGCGCAAAGCCATTGCCCACACCCGCTTTGGCGAGCAGGACAACCGCTTCGAGGCCATGATCCTGGACGTGGCCGCCGCTCTGCCTCCGGTAGTGACCCTGCTGGACGGAGTAAACTGCATGCACGTCACCGGCCCCACAGGGGGCGAGACCTTTGAATTGGGGCTCATAGGCGCATCGAACTGCCCGGTA is part of the Desulfovibrio ferrophilus genome and harbors:
- a CDS encoding Y-family DNA polymerase, which produces MMRKMFALVDCNNFYASCERVFDPSARDVPVVVLSNNDGCVIARSPEAKAIGVRMAEPAFKRKGFFARHGVRVFSSNYALYGDMSRRVMDTLGRFTPRMEVYSIDEAFLHLKPTPDRSLQAQASEMRETVRRWTGITVSVGIGPTKTLAKVANRIAKNTPKMHGVCDLSCSTNLGKVLEGVHVSDVWGIGRRITKKLAAVGVTNARQLRDLPDPWVKKRLTATGLMTVWELRGRSCIPLEDAPASKKAIVTSRSFGKPVTTWTQMREAVTAYTARAAEKLRAQNGVAGQLMVYLLTNPHRPELPQYSNSRTVRLPVPTDHTPTLLAAAGDATSAIYKAGFSYKKAGVMLTDIQNADARQLSLLDLTAAPAAGKVPSSSSQNGVRQGQTTNQQESNQKSPQQDMPRQQALMQALDATNSKWGRDTVTYAATGLGRAWKMRQNHKSPRYTTNWEELPLVD
- a CDS encoding tautomerase family protein, giving the protein MPQVTISIRKGKDSNYRKTLLDAVHEALVLSLKVPQDDRFQRLLEFDSEHFEFPPHYTEDHVTVEIKLFEGRSLNAKRTLYKTLVDTLHQRLGLARADVFIVVQDIPLDNWGIRGGIPASEVDLGFKIDV
- a CDS encoding DUF362 domain-containing protein; translated protein: MSTTATPVALTHCPSYDTVVLTQSVASVFSAIDFAPASGTRVLIKPNLVSASKGPLGCSEPAMVRAACLWLKDHGCRVTVGDSPAFGSAKGVADKVGITAALKGLDVPIISLGKPRPLDLSFGGCIGLSAMACEADIILNLPRLKAHCQMTITASVKNLFGCVTGMRKAIAHTRFGEQDNRFEAMILDVAAALPPVVTLLDGVNCMHVTGPTGGETFELGLIGASNCPVSLDTALYSILHLSPGAIALWREAQARNTPGAQLHELSFPLEQPEAFDATGFEIPGQLTPVSFHPVRLAKGALKRVLTRLKETPGDQN